The segment GTGTTGCCGCGCAGGGAGAAGCCCGCGACGAACACGAGCGCCACGACGACGACGCAGGCGAACGCCTTCGCTAAACGAATGTTGCGCGCACGCTCCTTTCGCATGCGCGCAACAACGCGGTTCTGGTTTTTGTCCTGCCTCATAGCATTCGCCGATCCGAAAAGTCCTACACCTAAGTACTACACCTTCAAGTAGCGGCGCATCGCGAGCGCAGACCCGATAAGGCCGATGATGAGACCCGCGACGACCAGGCCGAGATACACGAACAGGTACGTGGTCATAGACACGTCGATGGACAGGAACGTCAGCGCGGACTGCAGGCGGGGAATCAGCAGCTGGCGGATGAGCTCGATGGAGCCGACGGCCAGAAGCGAGCCGATGACCGCATGCAGCGCGCCTTCCATCAGGAAGGGCCCGCGGATGAACCCGTTGGACGCGCCCACGAGGCGCATGATGGCGATCTCCTTGCGGCGGGCCAGGATGGCCAGGCGGATGGTGTTGTTGATGAACACCAGCGCGATGAAGATCAGCAGGGCGATGAGCGCGACGCCGACGTAGCGGATATAGTTGGTGACCGAGAACAGGCGCTCGACCGTCTTCTGCCCGTAGTTGATGGACTTCGCGGGATCCGACGGATTATCGCAGATCGCCTTGAAGGTCGAGTTCGATTCGATCTGCTTGGCGACCGATTCGACCGACTGGGGGTCGGACAGTTCGACGTTGATGGAGGCGGGAAGCGGGTTCTCGTCGCCCAGCTGCTCGGCGATGTTGGAGCCCGAATTCATCTGCTTGAAGTTCTCGAGCGCCTGGTCCTTCGTCGTG is part of the Berryella intestinalis genome and harbors:
- the ftsX gene encoding permease-like cell division protein FtsX: MSSFVYFFKESLRGFTRNLSTTLGSIITIFLSLLIIGVFLVGGAMVDRIVSSVEKEVSVTVYVADEASTSDIQSLQSYIKGLSGVASVSFTTKDQALENFKQMNSGSNIAEQLGDENPLPASINVELSDPQSVESVAKQIESNSTFKAICDNPSDPAKSINYGQKTVERLFSVTNYIRYVGVALIALLIFIALVFINNTIRLAILARRKEIAIMRLVGASNGFIRGPFLMEGALHAVIGSLLAVGSIELIRQLLIPRLQSALTFLSIDVSMTTYLFVYLGLVVAGLIIGLIGSALAMRRYLKV